The proteins below come from a single Bactrocera dorsalis isolate Fly_Bdor chromosome 5, ASM2337382v1, whole genome shotgun sequence genomic window:
- the LOC105223449 gene encoding tudor domain-containing protein 3 isoform X1 — protein MELGKKLLEQGWYITDEGLKKVIAAASNGDGTEVNDVRKVISVIMNMDLREIGGGALPIKKDNSIPGRIVLQLQKTRNISAPKSNEESKTCPRFLQLELTDGQTTIHALELENISTLNMNLPPGTKIYFRSERLNLMQNFLILRSSELQVLGGRVEALVEKWELARSMLKYAKSGRRMSGANGPPPWIPFGKKLENSLSNERNFKSLQAAGSEGKETKENEEFNAMRNEAIAEASKTGSKKIFGGGGQQMLDHNVKKILEKGFSEEDAKQVLRTTNNNLERALYNLKRRGEVKRAEENGNESGNFRNTQAGTFISSKNNRGVPTREMGPGKRGGPLVKEDANVAKPAGNVSLFDFLTDKLPVDIGSNSNPANSTFTTNIPDEPTKSNKFEKYKKEAPKPSGTEKKITESIVQTNSNTMHARFENTMSSSFAANRSTGQVNVRQRTDRGNTRGGRSFNERTKNTPTFNPFKEPGNDRNNDNVRSSGCISNLNTNQGRNNRVSYERGKNTNTSNGDLPETEINYANKRGNEKQQQQRNPGGAEYIGGNNENRSRFANKRENSNQRQNNNTDSKNSSATKSTARVSNSSNTSQINKLIEDTSKLKISDLGRSPGSTTGEACSNLQISPNTSQNVGPSQQTNQMESTTQANDGFSYDTSKIIGFQNKKTNEFAMTLLKSQGLVSSKPALYAQLQQQPSSSRLQAPFHMNSYVSSTSDYSLPTPPTESTVAPIPSHFGMVQGDGWQWKIGDLCFAKYWDDGRYYEAEVTAVSEKTCVVFYLGYGNHEEVLKSDCLPITDGNHCPVNNYNSSLPYQQSFPGKSNAIAPIHSSQQIQQGAYQRGGTGTHRFRGERQMYVPPHKREN, from the exons ATGGAGTTGGGTAAAAAGTTATTGGAACAAGGCTG GTACATAACTGATGAAGGCCTTAAAAAAGTTATTGCTGCAGCCTCTAATGGAGATGGTACGGAAGTCAATGATGTTCGAAAAGTAATTTCTGTCATAATGAAT ATGGATTTACGAGAAATCGGTGGCGGCGCTCTTCCAATTAAAAAAGACAATAGTATTCCTGGTCGAATTGTTCTCCAATTGCAAAAGACAAGAAATATATCTGCGCCAAAATCAAATGAAGAATCCAAAACCTGTCCAAGGTTTTTACAATTGGAGCTGACTGACGGTCAAACCACAATTCATGCCTTAGAACTAGAAAATATTTCGACATTGAATATGAACTTACCACCgggaacaaaaatttattttcgttcCGAACGGcttaatttaatgcaaaattttttgattctaCGTTCGTCAGAACTACAGGTTTTAGGTGGTCGTGTTGAGGCACTGGTGGAAAAATGGGAGCTGGCACGTTCTATGTTAAAATATGCCAAAAGCGGACGTAGAATGAGCGGAGCTAATGGTCCACCACCATGGATACCGTTTggaaaaaaactagaaaattcACTATCAAATGAGCGTAACTTTAAAAGTTTACAAGCTGCAggatcagagggaaaagaaacaaaagagaACGAGGAGTTTAATGCAATGCGTAACGAAGCAATAGCTGAAGCAAGTAAAACGGGATCGAAAAAG ATCTTTGGCGGGGGCGGACAACAAATGCTGGAtcataatgttaaaaaaatacttgaaaaaggTTTTAGTGAAGAAGATGCGAAACAGGTTTTGCGTACAACTAATAATAATTTAGAACGTGCCCTTTATAACTTAAAACGTCGAGGAGAAGTCAAAAGAGCGGAAGAAAATGGGAATGAAAGTGGAAATTTCAGAAATACTCAAGCTGGTACATTTATATCTTCGAAGAATAATCGAGGAGTCCCAACACGAGAAATGGGACCTGGAAAACGAGGAGGGCCATTAGTAAAAGAGGATGCTAATGTAGCGAAACCAGCCGGAAATGTATCCCTCTTTGATTTTTTGACTGATAAATTACCAGTAGATATTGGATCGAATAGCAATCCAGCCAATTCAACATTTACTACGAATATTCCTGACGAGCCGACAAagtcaaataaatttgaaaaatataagaaagaaGCACCCAAACCTAGTGGTACTGAAAAGAAAATAACTGAAAGCATTGTTCAGACTAATTCTAACACAATGCATGCAAGGTTTGAAAATACGATGTCTAGCAGTTTTGCCGCTAACCGCTCGACTGGACAAGTAAATGTACGTCAGAGAACTGATCGCGGTAATACTAGGGGAGGACGTAGTTTTAATGAAAGGACGAAGAATACCCCGACTTTTAATCCTTTTAAAGAACCTGGAAATGATCGTAATAACGATAATGTTCGTTCTTCTGGTTGCATCTCAAATCTAAATACAAACCAAGGTCGTAATAACCGGGTATCGTATGAACGAGGAAAAAATACTAATACTTCCAATGGAGATTTACCAGAAACTGAAATTAATTATGCAAACAAGCGAGGAAATgaaaaacagcaacagcagaGAAATCCTGGAGGAGCAGAATATATTGGCGGAAACAATGAAAACAGAAGCCGATTTGCCAATAAACGTGAAAATAGCAATCAAcgtcaaaataataatactgaTAGTAAAAATAGTAGTGCAACTAAAAGTACTGCCAGAGTAAGCAACAGCAGTAATACcagccaaataaataaattaattgaagacacctccaaattaaaaatttctgatcTCGGTCGTAGTCCCGGTAGCACAACTGGGGAAGCTTGCTCTAACTTGCAAATATCTCCGAACACATCACAAAATGTCGGACCGAGTCAGCAAACTAATCAAATGGAAAGCACTACGCAAGCTAATGATGGTTTTTCTTACGACACAAGTAAAATAATtggttttcaaaacaaaaaaactaatgaATTTGCTATGACCTTGTTAAAGAGCCAAGGTCTAGTTTCATCAAAGCCAGCTTTATATGCTCAACTGCAACAGCAACCTTCGTCATCCCGGTTACAAGCACCGTTTCATATGAATTCGTATGTTTCCTCTACAAGTGACTATTCGCTACCCACCCCACCGACAGAATCAACTGTAGCACCAATTCCAAGTCATTTTGGAATGGTACAAGGTGATGGCTGGCAGTGGAAGATTGGAGATCTTTGTTTTGCTAAATACTGGGATGATGGACGG tATTATGAAGCAGAAGTAACCGCGGTGTCCGAGAAAACATGTGTAGTATTTTACCTTGGATATGGAAACCACGAAGAAGTTTTAAAGTCTGATTGTCTGCCAATAACCGATGGCAATCATTGTCCTGTGAATAATTATAACAGTTCTTTGCCTTATCAGCAATCATTTCCAGGAAAATCCAATGCAATAGCTCCAATTCATTCATCTCAACAAATCCAACAGGGTGCGTATCAACGCGGTGGAACGGGCACTCACCGTTTTCGAGGTGAGAGGCAAATGTATGTGCCACCACACAAACGGGAAAATTGA
- the LOC105223449 gene encoding tudor domain-containing protein 3 isoform X2 — MNMDLREIGGGALPIKKDNSIPGRIVLQLQKTRNISAPKSNEESKTCPRFLQLELTDGQTTIHALELENISTLNMNLPPGTKIYFRSERLNLMQNFLILRSSELQVLGGRVEALVEKWELARSMLKYAKSGRRMSGANGPPPWIPFGKKLENSLSNERNFKSLQAAGSEGKETKENEEFNAMRNEAIAEASKTGSKKIFGGGGQQMLDHNVKKILEKGFSEEDAKQVLRTTNNNLERALYNLKRRGEVKRAEENGNESGNFRNTQAGTFISSKNNRGVPTREMGPGKRGGPLVKEDANVAKPAGNVSLFDFLTDKLPVDIGSNSNPANSTFTTNIPDEPTKSNKFEKYKKEAPKPSGTEKKITESIVQTNSNTMHARFENTMSSSFAANRSTGQVNVRQRTDRGNTRGGRSFNERTKNTPTFNPFKEPGNDRNNDNVRSSGCISNLNTNQGRNNRVSYERGKNTNTSNGDLPETEINYANKRGNEKQQQQRNPGGAEYIGGNNENRSRFANKRENSNQRQNNNTDSKNSSATKSTARVSNSSNTSQINKLIEDTSKLKISDLGRSPGSTTGEACSNLQISPNTSQNVGPSQQTNQMESTTQANDGFSYDTSKIIGFQNKKTNEFAMTLLKSQGLVSSKPALYAQLQQQPSSSRLQAPFHMNSYVSSTSDYSLPTPPTESTVAPIPSHFGMVQGDGWQWKIGDLCFAKYWDDGRYYEAEVTAVSEKTCVVFYLGYGNHEEVLKSDCLPITDGNHCPVNNYNSSLPYQQSFPGKSNAIAPIHSSQQIQQGAYQRGGTGTHRFRGERQMYVPPHKREN, encoded by the exons ATGAAT ATGGATTTACGAGAAATCGGTGGCGGCGCTCTTCCAATTAAAAAAGACAATAGTATTCCTGGTCGAATTGTTCTCCAATTGCAAAAGACAAGAAATATATCTGCGCCAAAATCAAATGAAGAATCCAAAACCTGTCCAAGGTTTTTACAATTGGAGCTGACTGACGGTCAAACCACAATTCATGCCTTAGAACTAGAAAATATTTCGACATTGAATATGAACTTACCACCgggaacaaaaatttattttcgttcCGAACGGcttaatttaatgcaaaattttttgattctaCGTTCGTCAGAACTACAGGTTTTAGGTGGTCGTGTTGAGGCACTGGTGGAAAAATGGGAGCTGGCACGTTCTATGTTAAAATATGCCAAAAGCGGACGTAGAATGAGCGGAGCTAATGGTCCACCACCATGGATACCGTTTggaaaaaaactagaaaattcACTATCAAATGAGCGTAACTTTAAAAGTTTACAAGCTGCAggatcagagggaaaagaaacaaaagagaACGAGGAGTTTAATGCAATGCGTAACGAAGCAATAGCTGAAGCAAGTAAAACGGGATCGAAAAAG ATCTTTGGCGGGGGCGGACAACAAATGCTGGAtcataatgttaaaaaaatacttgaaaaaggTTTTAGTGAAGAAGATGCGAAACAGGTTTTGCGTACAACTAATAATAATTTAGAACGTGCCCTTTATAACTTAAAACGTCGAGGAGAAGTCAAAAGAGCGGAAGAAAATGGGAATGAAAGTGGAAATTTCAGAAATACTCAAGCTGGTACATTTATATCTTCGAAGAATAATCGAGGAGTCCCAACACGAGAAATGGGACCTGGAAAACGAGGAGGGCCATTAGTAAAAGAGGATGCTAATGTAGCGAAACCAGCCGGAAATGTATCCCTCTTTGATTTTTTGACTGATAAATTACCAGTAGATATTGGATCGAATAGCAATCCAGCCAATTCAACATTTACTACGAATATTCCTGACGAGCCGACAAagtcaaataaatttgaaaaatataagaaagaaGCACCCAAACCTAGTGGTACTGAAAAGAAAATAACTGAAAGCATTGTTCAGACTAATTCTAACACAATGCATGCAAGGTTTGAAAATACGATGTCTAGCAGTTTTGCCGCTAACCGCTCGACTGGACAAGTAAATGTACGTCAGAGAACTGATCGCGGTAATACTAGGGGAGGACGTAGTTTTAATGAAAGGACGAAGAATACCCCGACTTTTAATCCTTTTAAAGAACCTGGAAATGATCGTAATAACGATAATGTTCGTTCTTCTGGTTGCATCTCAAATCTAAATACAAACCAAGGTCGTAATAACCGGGTATCGTATGAACGAGGAAAAAATACTAATACTTCCAATGGAGATTTACCAGAAACTGAAATTAATTATGCAAACAAGCGAGGAAATgaaaaacagcaacagcagaGAAATCCTGGAGGAGCAGAATATATTGGCGGAAACAATGAAAACAGAAGCCGATTTGCCAATAAACGTGAAAATAGCAATCAAcgtcaaaataataatactgaTAGTAAAAATAGTAGTGCAACTAAAAGTACTGCCAGAGTAAGCAACAGCAGTAATACcagccaaataaataaattaattgaagacacctccaaattaaaaatttctgatcTCGGTCGTAGTCCCGGTAGCACAACTGGGGAAGCTTGCTCTAACTTGCAAATATCTCCGAACACATCACAAAATGTCGGACCGAGTCAGCAAACTAATCAAATGGAAAGCACTACGCAAGCTAATGATGGTTTTTCTTACGACACAAGTAAAATAATtggttttcaaaacaaaaaaactaatgaATTTGCTATGACCTTGTTAAAGAGCCAAGGTCTAGTTTCATCAAAGCCAGCTTTATATGCTCAACTGCAACAGCAACCTTCGTCATCCCGGTTACAAGCACCGTTTCATATGAATTCGTATGTTTCCTCTACAAGTGACTATTCGCTACCCACCCCACCGACAGAATCAACTGTAGCACCAATTCCAAGTCATTTTGGAATGGTACAAGGTGATGGCTGGCAGTGGAAGATTGGAGATCTTTGTTTTGCTAAATACTGGGATGATGGACGG tATTATGAAGCAGAAGTAACCGCGGTGTCCGAGAAAACATGTGTAGTATTTTACCTTGGATATGGAAACCACGAAGAAGTTTTAAAGTCTGATTGTCTGCCAATAACCGATGGCAATCATTGTCCTGTGAATAATTATAACAGTTCTTTGCCTTATCAGCAATCATTTCCAGGAAAATCCAATGCAATAGCTCCAATTCATTCATCTCAACAAATCCAACAGGGTGCGTATCAACGCGGTGGAACGGGCACTCACCGTTTTCGAGGTGAGAGGCAAATGTATGTGCCACCACACAAACGGGAAAATTGA